The bacterium region GTGGGGGCTTCGCCGTCGTAGCCGAGGTATCCATGCAGATGGGCAGCCGGCGCGTTACGAGGTTCGCCGCTGTCGATGACGATCACCGACCGGCTCTGGCGTTGGATCTGCAACGCCGCAGCGAGCCCGGCAGCCGAACCGCCCACGACCGCGACATCGCAACGTCGAGTAATCGGGGAGTGCTGTTGTTCGCTCATGACTCCAACCGTACGATGTCGATCGGTTCATTGCACGTTCTCTTGCCGAGTGGAGCGGGTGCGTCCGGGGCGAACCCATCCTCACCCCAGAAGGGGGACGGGCATGGCCGACCACGCCCCGGAAGCCCGGGAGGTGGTGGCGGGGGCCGGGCCGCCGGGTCGGGCCCGGTTTCAGCGATTATCGCGTTCTTGCGACTCTTCCATGTCAGTAGCGTTGCCCGGGGCCGGCCGGATTCCAAGCATTTCTCCACAGGTTTGGTATGTCCTCACCCTCTCCTAGACTCCGTGCGCTATCTGACAAGAGGACGGGAGAACATGCCGCGCAGGGACGGATTCATCCAGGGAGAGCCGTGCTGGGCAGATCTCAGCGCCGAGGACACCGAGGGCGCCAAGGCCTTCTACGGAGGACTGTTCGGCTGGACCTGGGAGGACCGGAGCATGCCGGACTCGGACATGACCTATTCGATGGCCCAGAAGGATGGTTGCAACGTGGCCGGCCTGGGACCGGCCCCGCCGGAGTTGCTGGCGATGGGGCTGCGGTCGGTATGGAACACCTACCTGGCGGTCGACTCGGCCGACGAGGCATACCGGAAGGCGATCGAAGCCGGCGGCAGGGGACTCGCCGAGCCGTTCGACGTCATGACCACGGGTCGGATGGCCTACATCATGGACAACCAGGGTGCCGCCGTCGGTTTCTGGCAGGCGGGAGACCATACGGGCGCCCAGTTGATCAAGGAGCCCGGGACGATGAGTTGGAGCGAGCTCTACGTGCCGGACGTCGGCGCTGCGACCGGGTTTCTCGGCACCGTCCTCGGCCTGACCGCCGAGACCTCCGACATGGGTCCGATGTCCTATACGCTGCTCAAGGCCGGTGACGAGATCGTGGCCGGGGTGATGGAGCCTCCCGAGAACGTTCCTCCTTCGTGGAGCGTCTACTTCGGCGCCGCCGATATCAACGAGACCGCCGGCAGCGTGACCGGACTGGGCGGCCAAGTGATGAACGGGCCCTTCCCCACCCCGCTCGGGCAGATGATCGTGGCCGCGGATCCGGCCGGAGGCGTGTTCCTCGTCCACGACTACTCCACCGCCGCCGATTGTTAGAGCGACGGGGTCAATCTGTCGCGGCCATCTCCTTGAGGACGGTGTGGAGGATCCCGCCGTTGCGGTAGTAGTCGACTTCCACCGGGGTGTCGATCCGGGCCAGTGCCTGGAACGATGTCTCCGAACCGTCCTCCCGCCGGGCCGTCACCGTCAACATCTGCCTCGGCCTCACGGAGTCGTCGACCTCGATGTCGTAGGTCTCGGACCCGTCTAGGCCCAGCGAACCGGCGCTGTCGCCCGGCATGAACTCGAGAGGCAGGATCCCCATTCCCACCAGGTTGGACCGGTGGATCCGCTCGTAGCTCTCGGCTATGGCCGCCTTCACTCCCAGCAGGAACGGGCCTTTGGCGGCCCAGTCCCGGCTCGATCCCATCCCGTAGTCGATCCCGGCGATCACGATGGTGGGAGTGCCGGCGGCCCGGTAGCTCAGCGAGGCCTCGAAGATGCTCTTGACCTGCCCGTCGGTGAAGTCGGTGGTCCAGCCCCCCTCCGTTCCCGGCGCCAGATGGTTCCGCACGCGAAGGTTGGCGAAGGTTCCCCTGGCCATGACCCGGTCGTTGCCCCGGCGGGACCCGTAGCTGTTGAACATCAGGGTGGGCACGC contains the following coding sequences:
- a CDS encoding VOC family protein, encoding MPRRDGFIQGEPCWADLSAEDTEGAKAFYGGLFGWTWEDRSMPDSDMTYSMAQKDGCNVAGLGPAPPELLAMGLRSVWNTYLAVDSADEAYRKAIEAGGRGLAEPFDVMTTGRMAYIMDNQGAAVGFWQAGDHTGAQLIKEPGTMSWSELYVPDVGAATGFLGTVLGLTAETSDMGPMSYTLLKAGDEIVAGVMEPPENVPPSWSVYFGAADINETAGSVTGLGGQVMNGPFPTPLGQMIVAADPAGGVFLVHDYSTAADC